The following nucleotide sequence is from Acidimicrobiales bacterium.
GATCGCCACCGCGAAGCCGGCGAGCACCACCACCGCCACCCCCAGCCCCGCCGTGAACAGCCCCGGCCAGTAGCGCAGCTCCACCACGTGGTGGCCCGCCGGGACCCGCGCCTCGAGCATCGCCCCCGTGGCCCAGTGGCCCAGTGCGAGCGGCCGGCCGTCGATGGTGGCGTGCCAGCCGGGGAGCGCCGTCAGGCGCAGGCGCAGCACCTGGGCCGAGGTGGCGTCGGTGACCACCCGCGCCGTGGCGGCCGTCGGGCGCGTCATCGTCACCGCCGTCCCCGCCGCGTCCATCGGCAGGGTGGCGCCGCCCGGCGGCGCGGGTGACAGCGTCGCCTCGGCCGCGCCCGGCACCCGGTAGAGGGGCTCGCCGCCCACCGTCCCGACCCGCACCGTCCCCGCGGGTCGCCGGGTGTGCGGCGCCACGAGCACGTAGCGCACCCCGAACAGGCGGGCCTCGGCGGCCGTGGTGACCTGCGGGCAGAACAGCCCGACGCGGCGCAGGCTCGACGCCAGCTGCTGGCCGCTCACGGCGGACCAGGACGTGTAGTAGCTGGTGGGCAGCACCGGCTCGTACACCGCGAATTCGCGCACCCCGTAGGCGATGTTGGTGTTGGGGCGGATGCCGACCTCGGTGGAGTACGGGGCGGTGAAGGGCCGGGGCCGGCACGGGCCCATGGCCACCAGTGACGATCCCACGGCGTGGCGCAGGGCCGTGACAGCCGGGGTGGGGGAGAAGTAGGTGCCGCTGATCGACCAGAACGAGGCGCCGGCCGCCACCAGGAAGGCGCTCTGGGCCACCAGGAACCCGACGGCCCCGGCCCGCCGTCGCCCCGGGGACGCCCCCGCGGCGTGCCGGCCCGGCTGCCGGCCGAGGCCCGAGGCGACGAGCAGCCCCATGCCCACGACCACCTCGGCCGCGGCCCAGGCGAGCCGGGCGCGCTCGCCGCCACCGGTCTTCTGTGCCCCCAGGGCGACCGCCAGCGACACCAGGGCCACGACGACGCCGGCGCCGCCCAGCGCGCCCAGGACCCAGCGGCGGGCGTTGGCCGGCGCCGTGCCCCGGAGGAGGGCGTCGAGCCCGGCGGCGGCCAGGACGGCCAGGGCCAGCGCCATCAGCATGACGTCGCGGTTCCAGGTGACCCGGCCGAGGACGGGCGCGCCCTGCACGATCGAGTACAGCG
It contains:
- a CDS encoding YfhO family protein; protein product: MRLRGAPARWGADVLGVAWTVLAAVAVMAPVLRPGVSLGSFDLLSRIGLTHHAGVAVHSEFPADQILYFLPLTNLAWHQVHQGQLPLWNPDNVLGMPLAFSWQSAVFSVPVLLSYLAPVHLAYTVIVLAKFVIAGTGAYALCRVLGMRPLSAAFGGTVFELSGPMLHYSGWAMTGVTCWAGWIFAAAVLLVRGRHRLRHGIALASVLAAAVYGGHPESLAVLGVSLAIFLAVLLAVGAHTAGGPVRRPVVDLVVAGACGLGLGAPLVLPGLQVVQASGRAAASGGAAFPVSHLSDLLVGLQGTDFRVPPPYVGVLAAVLAVVAVRFFWRRAEILGLAAVAVIAAVLTYKNPLYSIVQGAPVLGRVTWNRDVMLMALALAVLAAAGLDALLRGTAPANARRWVLGALGGAGVVVALVSLAVALGAQKTGGGERARLAWAAAEVVVGMGLLVASGLGRQPGRHAAGASPGRRRAGAVGFLVAQSAFLVAAGASFWSISGTYFSPTPAVTALRHAVGSSLVAMGPCRPRPFTAPYSTEVGIRPNTNIAYGVREFAVYEPVLPTSYYTSWSAVSGQQLASSLRRVGLFCPQVTTAAEARLFGVRYVLVAPHTRRPAGTVRVGTVGGEPLYRVPGAAEATLSPAPPGGATLPMDAAGTAVTMTRPTAATARVVTDATSAQVLRLRLTALPGWHATIDGRPLALGHWATGAMLEARVPAGHHVVELRYWPGLFTAGLGVAVVVLAGFAVAIVVTSRRRRASPGAPPSPAAVAAP